One genomic window of Mucilaginibacter sp. SJ includes the following:
- a CDS encoding ABC transporter ATP-binding protein codes for MNVLISYLKKHRWIVVFALFLAAMNIGFSLLDPWITGRIVDRVIEQRSKLQYDAYLNQVLMLVGAAIGVAMVSRIAKNFQDYFTNIITQKVGAEMYADGLKHSLELPYQVFEDQRSGETLGILQKVRLDCEKFITSFIGILFVSLIGMVFVIVYSVSVSYKVTLVYFAAIPIITFVSMAMSRRIKKIQKTIVAETTALAGSTTESLRNIELVKSLGLAKQEIARLNNTTYKILDLELKKVKYVRSMSFVQGTTVNFVRSVMVVVLLMLIFKETISPGQYFSFLFYSFFLFNPLQELGNVILSWREAEVSLGNFNRILSIPIDKKPEKPVLLEKVNILTFNDVSFKHLTANRNALNHISFETNSGETIAFVGPSGSGKTTLVKLLVGLYQPLQGDILYNGTLSKEIDLDQLREKIGFVTQDTQLFSGTIRENLQFVRPDATDEECMDVLQRAACQSLLARADKGLSTVIGEGGVKVSGGEKQRLSIARALLRQPDILVFDEATSSLDSITEEEITETIRNVSEKENHITILIAHRLSTIMHADSIYVLEKGRIIESGKHADLISQKGLYYAMWRQQIGEKDTVDALD; via the coding sequence ATGAATGTATTAATCTCTTACTTAAAAAAACACCGCTGGATAGTTGTATTTGCACTTTTCCTGGCGGCAATGAATATAGGCTTCTCCCTGCTCGACCCATGGATAACCGGGCGTATTGTTGACCGTGTTATTGAACAACGCAGTAAGCTACAATATGACGCATACCTTAACCAGGTGCTGATGCTGGTTGGCGCTGCTATTGGTGTTGCCATGGTATCGCGTATAGCTAAAAACTTCCAGGATTATTTTACCAATATCATTACCCAAAAGGTAGGTGCTGAGATGTATGCCGATGGTTTAAAGCACTCGCTTGAGCTGCCCTACCAGGTATTTGAAGACCAGCGGAGCGGCGAAACTTTAGGCATATTGCAAAAGGTGCGTTTAGATTGCGAAAAATTTATTACCTCCTTTATCGGGATACTTTTTGTGTCGCTCATCGGAATGGTATTTGTTATCGTTTACTCGGTGAGCGTGAGCTATAAGGTTACCCTGGTATATTTCGCCGCGATACCCATCATCACTTTTGTGAGTATGGCCATGAGCCGGAGAATTAAAAAAATCCAAAAGACGATCGTAGCCGAAACAACGGCGCTTGCTGGTTCAACAACCGAGTCGTTAAGGAATATAGAGCTTGTAAAAAGCTTGGGTTTGGCAAAACAGGAAATAGCAAGGTTGAATAATACTACCTACAAAATTCTCGACCTGGAACTGAAAAAAGTGAAGTATGTACGCAGCATGAGCTTTGTACAGGGTACTACCGTAAACTTTGTGCGCAGTGTGATGGTTGTAGTACTGTTAATGCTTATCTTCAAAGAGACTATCTCTCCGGGTCAATATTTCAGCTTTTTATTCTATTCGTTCTTTTTATTTAACCCATTGCAGGAGTTAGGCAATGTAATCCTTTCCTGGCGTGAGGCTGAAGTTTCCCTTGGTAACTTTAACCGGATATTGAGTATTCCTATTGATAAAAAGCCCGAAAAACCTGTATTGCTTGAAAAAGTGAATATCTTAACATTTAATGACGTTAGCTTCAAACACTTAACCGCAAATCGTAACGCGCTTAACCATATCAGCTTTGAAACCAATTCGGGCGAAACGATCGCTTTTGTTGGCCCTTCGGGTTCGGGTAAAACTACGCTCGTTAAATTATTGGTAGGTTTATATCAGCCCTTGCAAGGAGATATTTTATACAACGGCACATTAAGTAAAGAAATCGACCTTGATCAACTGCGCGAAAAAATAGGCTTCGTAACCCAGGATACGCAACTGTTTTCGGGTACCATCCGCGAGAACCTGCAGTTTGTACGCCCGGATGCTACCGATGAGGAATGTATGGACGTGCTGCAGCGTGCTGCATGCCAAAGCCTGCTGGCCCGTGCCGATAAAGGTTTAAGTACCGTAATTGGCGAAGGTGGTGTAAAAGTATCAGGCGGCGAAAAACAGCGCTTGTCAATAGCCCGTGCTTTATTACGCCAGCCGGATATCCTGGTATTTGATGAAGCCACTTCATCGTTGGATTCCATTACAGAGGAAGAGATCACCGAAACTATCCGTAACGTATCTGAAAAAGAAAATCATATCACCATCCTTATAGCTCACCGCTTATCAACCATTATGCATGCTGATAGCATTTACGTATTGGAGAAAGGCCGTATTATCGAATCGGGTAAGCATGCCGATCTCATTTCCCAAAAAGGTTTATACTATGCTATGTGGAGACAACAGATAGGAGAGAAGGATACGGTAGATGCGTTGGATTAA
- a CDS encoding LytR/AlgR family response regulator transcription factor, translated as MIRCLVVDDEPLALHILEDYISKMPFLQLVKATTNPIEALTMVQAAEADLVFLDVQMPELTGIQFLKIANGKAKVILTTAYPQYALEGYELDVVDYLLKPIAFDRFFKSVQKAQSIIQPVTAKPQVVMQAEPVQQDDFSTDFIFVKTEHKIQKVYLHDILFIEGLKDYISIFTSAERIITLQGMKKMEDALPEKHFVRVHKSYIVALNKIDSIERSRIQIGDKIIPVGDTYRDEFFRMIENKNI; from the coding sequence ATGATCAGATGTTTGGTAGTTGACGATGAGCCTTTGGCGCTGCATATTTTGGAAGACTATATTTCCAAGATGCCTTTTTTGCAATTGGTTAAAGCTACAACCAACCCCATCGAGGCGCTTACCATGGTACAGGCGGCCGAAGCCGACCTTGTATTTTTAGATGTTCAGATGCCCGAGCTTACCGGCATCCAGTTTTTGAAGATCGCCAATGGCAAAGCCAAGGTTATTTTAACTACAGCCTATCCGCAGTACGCGCTTGAAGGTTATGAGCTCGATGTGGTTGATTACCTGTTAAAGCCTATCGCATTTGATCGTTTTTTTAAATCGGTACAAAAAGCACAAAGTATTATCCAGCCGGTTACAGCCAAACCACAGGTAGTGATGCAGGCCGAACCCGTGCAGCAGGATGATTTTTCAACCGATTTTATCTTTGTAAAAACCGAACATAAGATTCAGAAGGTATACCTGCATGATATATTGTTTATTGAGGGGTTGAAAGATTACATCAGCATTTTTACCTCTGCCGAGCGCATTATTACCCTGCAGGGCATGAAAAAGATGGAGGATGCGCTGCCCGAGAAACATTTTGTACGTGTACATAAATCATACATCGTAGCCCTCAACAAAATAGACAGTATTGAACGGAGCCGCATCCAGATAGGCGACAAGATCATCCCTGTAGGCGATACCTATCGCGATGAGTTTTTCAGGATGATTGAAAATAAAAATATCTAA
- a CDS encoding 3-keto-disaccharide hydrolase codes for MKKLLPALFLAASAITASAQTNPKATEVWDPEPEVVLPGTGNKPPSDAIILFDGKNLDKWTDQKGNKPGWIVKDGIVTVKPGSGSIITKQNFADCQLHIEWRTPAVVKGNGQERGNSGVIMQSRYELQILDSYKNRTYSNGQAGSVYKQYVPQVNASLKPGQWQKYDIIYTAPRFNIDSSVKTPAYITVLHNGILVQNHVAIKGTVAHVGQPKYQKHAFALPLLLQEHEFPVSFRNIWIRERGVQKLLNGKDKKGWYTYLDTLGKDNDVHNNFAIENGMVHVMGKYFGYMATQKSYDNYYLKVVFKWGSKQYHPREKGVRDAGILYHFGETDKDIVWPRSIECQIQEGDCGDIWCVQHTNVVTPNKSAIEWDQQRVYRTANFENPRDEWNTIEIICNGNQIEHYVNGHLVNWGIASLSHGRILLQSEGAEIWYKSVELTPL; via the coding sequence TTGAAAAAATTGCTCCCAGCCCTGTTTCTTGCAGCATCGGCCATTACTGCATCTGCACAAACCAATCCTAAAGCAACCGAAGTTTGGGACCCTGAGCCTGAAGTAGTTTTACCGGGCACCGGCAACAAACCGCCATCTGATGCTATTATTTTGTTTGACGGCAAAAATTTGGACAAATGGACAGATCAGAAAGGTAACAAACCGGGCTGGATAGTAAAGGATGGTATTGTAACTGTTAAACCGGGCAGCGGCTCCATCATTACCAAACAAAACTTTGCCGATTGCCAGCTGCATATTGAATGGCGCACACCAGCCGTTGTTAAAGGCAACGGCCAGGAGCGCGGCAACAGCGGCGTAATTATGCAAAGCCGCTACGAGCTGCAGATCCTCGACAGTTATAAAAACCGCACCTACTCAAACGGGCAAGCCGGTTCTGTTTACAAACAGTATGTGCCGCAGGTAAATGCCTCGCTTAAACCGGGCCAGTGGCAAAAGTATGATATCATTTATACCGCCCCACGCTTTAATATCGATAGTTCTGTTAAAACACCGGCCTACATTACCGTATTACACAATGGCATACTGGTACAAAACCATGTAGCTATAAAAGGAACAGTGGCACATGTTGGTCAGCCCAAATATCAAAAACACGCCTTCGCCTTACCCTTGTTGCTGCAAGAGCATGAGTTTCCGGTATCATTCCGCAATATCTGGATCAGGGAACGTGGTGTTCAAAAGCTGTTAAACGGCAAGGATAAAAAGGGTTGGTATACCTACCTGGATACACTCGGTAAGGATAACGATGTACACAATAACTTTGCCATTGAAAACGGCATGGTGCATGTAATGGGTAAATACTTTGGCTATATGGCCACCCAAAAATCGTACGACAATTACTACCTGAAAGTGGTGTTTAAATGGGGGAGCAAACAATATCACCCGCGCGAAAAGGGGGTACGCGACGCGGGTATTTTATATCATTTTGGCGAAACTGATAAAGACATCGTTTGGCCCCGATCAATAGAATGCCAGATCCAGGAGGGTGATTGCGGCGATATCTGGTGCGTGCAACATACTAATGTGGTTACGCCAAACAAATCGGCCATTGAGTGGGACCAGCAGCGTGTTTACCGAACCGCCAATTTTGAAAATCCGCGCGACGAGTGGAACACCATCGAAATTATTTGCAACGGCAACCAGATTGAACATTATGTTAACGGGCATTTGGTAAACTGGGGAATAGCCTCATTATCGCATGGCCGCATCCTGCTACAATCGGAGGGAGCCGAAATCTGGTATAAATCGGTTGAATTGACGCCGTTATAA
- a CDS encoding sensor histidine kinase has translation MARLNDAQLSTKELLVIFLLYPAINISLFYLNYLVYIPNFLNKKRYWEYATAVLVSIIIYGIGKYGVGLIFKDIVLVHQKGHVTSFATYFYSSIFTSLIFVFLSTALKFSTDWFLNERIQRDLENQRLVAELAFLKSQINPHFLFNSLNSIYSLAYQRSETTPEAILKLSEIMRYMLYECNENKVDLSKELQYLQNYIDLQKIRFGSKAFIDFKVDGNITDQKIEPLLLIAFIENAFKHGVANDINSPIKLLINVADGKLHFYIQNKKHNNNRDAVGGIGLINVQRRLNLLYPNRYSLKIRDEEYTYTCELSIDL, from the coding sequence TTGGCAAGGCTAAACGATGCGCAGCTCAGTACCAAAGAGTTGCTGGTGATCTTTTTGCTTTATCCCGCTATCAACATCAGCCTCTTTTACCTTAACTACCTGGTTTATATACCCAATTTCCTTAATAAAAAACGGTACTGGGAATATGCCACAGCTGTACTGGTCAGCATAATAATATATGGCATAGGTAAATATGGAGTAGGGTTAATATTCAAAGACATTGTATTAGTACATCAAAAAGGTCATGTAACCAGTTTTGCTACTTATTTTTACAGCAGTATTTTTACCAGTCTTATATTTGTTTTCCTAAGCACAGCACTTAAGTTCAGTACAGACTGGTTCCTGAACGAACGCATTCAGCGCGACCTGGAAAATCAGCGCCTTGTTGCTGAACTGGCTTTTCTGAAATCGCAGATCAACCCGCATTTCCTGTTCAATTCCTTAAATAGCATTTACTCACTGGCCTATCAGCGTTCGGAAACCACGCCCGAAGCTATCTTAAAGCTGTCGGAAATTATGCGTTACATGTTATATGAATGTAACGAAAACAAGGTTGACCTGAGTAAAGAGCTCCAGTACCTGCAAAACTATATCGACCTGCAAAAGATCCGCTTTGGCAGCAAAGCATTTATTGATTTTAAGGTAGATGGCAATATCACTGATCAAAAAATAGAACCTTTGCTACTGATCGCTTTTATCGAAAACGCTTTTAAGCATGGCGTTGCAAATGATATCAATTCGCCTATAAAGCTACTTATTAACGTAGCGGATGGTAAACTGCATTTCTACATCCAAAACAAAAAACATAACAATAACCGTGATGCTGTAGGTGGAATTGGTTTGATAAATGTACAGCGCCGGCTCAACCTGCTTTACCCGAACAGGTACTCTTTAAAAATAAGGGACGAAGAATATACTTATACCTGCGAATTATCAATAGATTTATAG
- a CDS encoding ABC transporter ATP-binding protein encodes MVITTEGLSFTFGKQQVVKSLALQVPEGSIYGFLGPNGAGKTTTIKLLLNLLKPDAGNIHIFEQDIKTNRISILSQIGSLIEQPALYQHLTGRENLLNRALLLQVPAQRVEDMLDLVQLTAAANKKAGQYSLGMKQRLGIALALLADPKLLILDEPTNGLDPNGIIEIRELLKKLVAKHGKTVFISSHLLAEIERIATHVGIINNGAMLFQGSVADLQAISKPLVRVDAENTVDAANLLTRNHINVTEVTDEYLLVPYISKHQMGDINALLNKNGQTVYSISKQQKDLEKLFLDITQSA; translated from the coding sequence ATGGTAATTACTACCGAAGGCCTTTCCTTCACCTTTGGTAAGCAGCAGGTGGTTAAATCACTGGCGCTGCAAGTTCCGGAAGGAAGTATATATGGTTTTCTCGGTCCCAACGGTGCCGGGAAAACCACTACTATCAAACTCCTGCTTAACCTGCTAAAACCCGATGCAGGTAACATCCACATTTTTGAGCAGGATATCAAAACAAACCGCATCAGCATACTTTCGCAAATAGGTTCGCTTATTGAGCAGCCTGCTTTATACCAGCATTTAACCGGGAGGGAAAATTTATTGAACAGGGCCTTATTATTGCAGGTGCCTGCTCAGCGCGTTGAAGACATGCTTGACCTGGTACAGCTAACCGCCGCTGCCAATAAAAAGGCCGGGCAATATTCATTAGGGATGAAGCAACGCCTTGGTATTGCGCTGGCCCTGCTGGCCGACCCTAAATTGTTGATTTTAGATGAGCCTACCAACGGCCTCGATCCAAACGGTATTATCGAGATCCGCGAGCTGTTGAAAAAGCTTGTGGCCAAACATGGTAAAACTGTTTTTATATCGAGCCACCTGCTGGCCGAAATTGAACGGATAGCCACACATGTAGGCATTATTAATAATGGCGCAATGCTTTTTCAGGGCAGTGTTGCCGACCTGCAGGCCATCAGCAAACCACTGGTGCGTGTTGATGCCGAAAATACCGTTGATGCCGCCAACCTGTTAACCCGCAATCATATTAACGTTACCGAAGTAACCGACGAATATTTACTGGTACCCTACATCTCCAAACATCAAATGGGCGACATCAACGCCCTGCTCAATAAAAACGGGCAAACAGTTTACAGCATCAGTAAACAGCAAAAAGATCTGGAAAAACTATTTTTAGATATCACCCAAAGCGCCTAA
- a CDS encoding ABC transporter permease, giving the protein MKGFILSFRSEFYKSRKTLGFWASIILPLLICILLFVGFYTKSEKLVSMPPMMLWLQFAGAILGIMGSLVLPMYSIFIAYSVNSIEHRADTWKTLFNLPIPRWSVYAAKFFYAAFLVFVCLSLFVLFTIGFGNLLSIVKPELRFDDFHMEKELAQIYFKLFLSSLGILSIQFLLSLFWADFLKPMGIGFVCTIAGVILASKGWEYSYLFPYAHPMAAISSMLKNNHGDPSNRLQIDIFTKDVFVSMAIALVVFILGYFIVQRKSVK; this is encoded by the coding sequence ATGAAAGGATTTATACTGTCATTCCGTTCGGAGTTTTACAAGAGCCGTAAAACGCTTGGTTTTTGGGCTTCCATTATATTGCCTTTGCTTATATGTATTTTGCTGTTTGTGGGGTTTTATACCAAAAGTGAAAAGTTAGTGTCAATGCCGCCGATGATGCTTTGGCTACAGTTTGCTGGCGCCATTTTGGGTATCATGGGCTCGTTGGTATTACCCATGTATAGCATATTTATAGCATACTCCGTAAATAGTATCGAACACCGGGCCGATACCTGGAAAACCTTGTTTAACTTGCCAATTCCCCGCTGGTCGGTTTATGCGGCTAAGTTTTTTTATGCGGCTTTCCTTGTATTTGTTTGTCTTTCATTATTTGTGCTGTTCACTATCGGTTTTGGCAATTTACTAAGCATAGTAAAACCAGAGTTACGGTTCGACGATTTCCACATGGAAAAAGAGCTGGCACAGATCTATTTTAAATTGTTTTTATCATCGTTAGGGATCCTCTCCATCCAGTTTTTACTCAGTTTATTTTGGGCCGATTTTTTAAAGCCGATGGGCATAGGTTTTGTGTGTACCATAGCAGGGGTTATCCTGGCTTCAAAAGGCTGGGAGTATAGCTACCTGTTTCCCTATGCGCATCCCATGGCTGCTATAAGCAGCATGTTAAAGAACAATCACGGCGATCCTTCTAACCGGTTACAAATAGATATTTTTACTAAAGATGTATTTGTAAGTATGGCTATTGCCCTGGTAGTCTTTATTCTTGGATATTTTATTGTGCAGCGTAAGAGTGTGAAGTAG